One region of Lathamus discolor isolate bLatDis1 chromosome 2, bLatDis1.hap1, whole genome shotgun sequence genomic DNA includes:
- the NFE2L3 gene encoding nuclear factor erythroid 2-related factor 3 isoform X2, which translates to MAQDVDLKACQEALDDCCPHQGDGQLGLQKEEEDINQSNHNHVDSLLSLESYLQLLSSQMENVLEVRLLEDVQVATSNRGQDPSSSHQNVSLTQTLHHCFSPHDAMLLRTDYSTQTSSETRHLQRQESFSQSSYSITNPESLHGSNLTALLSAADIRNLMAHDGNFDEIKVMSLALENGFNTIEVSQQFEEPGSDSGLSLNPSHSTVSYSVSSEGAVEYSNGVKSASLLGLGTVGGHCQEHANYGHVEYPGDAECFRETTLQQFLHNYTYNQLPSQAAPTPVHHQQVWMKKPNEVKDRCYNSTDTKLTSDEYRAKALRLPFSVDEIVSMPVDSFNAMITKNHLTDTQVSLLRDIRRRGKNKVAAQNCRKRKMNAILNLEEDVCNLQTQKESLKKEHSQCSRSISQMKQKLNNLYRDIFSRLKDDQGRPFNPCQYVIHCSSDGSVFVIPKQLVKSEQKHDNEKEQKQEDG; encoded by the exons ATGGCGCAG GATGTTGACCTGAAAGCATGCCAAGAAGCTTTGGATGACTGCTGTCCACACCAAGGAGATGGTCAGTTGGGACtgcaaaaggaggaagaagatatAAATCAa AGCAACCACAACCATGTAGATTCCCTTCTCTCCTTAGAGAGCTATTTACAGCTTCTGTCATCGCAGATGGAAAACGTGCTAGAG GTGAGGTTACTGGAAGATGTACAAGTTGCTACTTCTAACAGAGGTCAAGACCCATCATCCTCACACCAAAATGTAAGCTTGACCCAGACACTTCACCACTGTTTCAGTCCTCACGATGCCATGCTACTAAGAACAGACTACTCCACTCAAACAAGTTCAGAAACAAGACATTTACAAAGGCAAGAGTCTTTTTCTCAGTCAAGTTATAGTATCACAAATCCAGAGTCACTTCATGGGTCAAATTTGACAGCattgctttcagctgctgacaTTAGAAACTTAATGGCCCATGATGGTAATTTTGATGAAATTAAAGTCATGTCTTTGGCTTTGGAGAATGGCTTTAATACCATAGAAGTTTCTCAGCAATTTGAAGAACCTGGCTCAGATTCGGGACTGTCTTTGAATCCAAGTCACAGCACCGTCTCTTATTCAGTCAGCAGTGAAGGTGCTGTTGAGTACAGTAATGGTGTGAAATCTGCTTCCTTGCTTGGGTTAGGGACTGTTGGAGGCCATTGCCAAGAACACGCTAATTATGGCCATGTGGAATATCCAGGTGATGCAGAGTGTTTTAGAGAAACTACACTTCAGCAGTTTCTTCATAACTACACTTATAATCAGCTGCCAAGTCAAGCAGCACCCACTCCAGTGCATCATCAACAGGTGTGGATGAAGAAACCCAATGAAGTAAAGGATAGGTGCTATAATTCCACTGATACAAAACTTACCAGTGACGAATATCGTGCAAAAGCTCTGAGACTACCATTTTCAGTTGATGAAATTGTGAGCATGCCTGTAGACTCTTTCAATGCCATGATCACAAAGAACCATCTGACAGATACTCAGGTATCACTTCTTCGTGACATCAGACggagaggaaaaaacaaggTTGCTGCCCAAAACTGTCGTAAACGCAAAATGAATGCAATTCTTAACTTGGAAGAAGACGTGTGTAATCTTCAAACGCAAAAGGAGAGCCTTAAAAAGGAGCACTCTCAGTGTAGCAGATCAATCAGCCAGATGAAGCAGAAGTTAAACAACTTGTATCGTGACATCTTCAGTAGATTGAAGGATGACCAGGGTAGACCTTTTAACCCATGCCAGTATGTCATTCACTGCAGTAGCGATGGCAGTGTTTTTGTAATACCTAAACAGCTGGTTAAGTCTGAGCAGAAACACGATaatgaaaaagagcagaaacaagaaGATGGCTAA
- the NFE2L3 gene encoding nuclear factor erythroid 2-related factor 3 isoform X1: MELFYLCLQDVDLKACQEALDDCCPHQGDGQLGLQKEEEDINQSNHNHVDSLLSLESYLQLLSSQMENVLEVRLLEDVQVATSNRGQDPSSSHQNVSLTQTLHHCFSPHDAMLLRTDYSTQTSSETRHLQRQESFSQSSYSITNPESLHGSNLTALLSAADIRNLMAHDGNFDEIKVMSLALENGFNTIEVSQQFEEPGSDSGLSLNPSHSTVSYSVSSEGAVEYSNGVKSASLLGLGTVGGHCQEHANYGHVEYPGDAECFRETTLQQFLHNYTYNQLPSQAAPTPVHHQQVWMKKPNEVKDRCYNSTDTKLTSDEYRAKALRLPFSVDEIVSMPVDSFNAMITKNHLTDTQVSLLRDIRRRGKNKVAAQNCRKRKMNAILNLEEDVCNLQTQKESLKKEHSQCSRSISQMKQKLNNLYRDIFSRLKDDQGRPFNPCQYVIHCSSDGSVFVIPKQLVKSEQKHDNEKEQKQEDG, from the exons ATGGAACTGTTTTATTTGTGTCTTCAGGATGTTGACCTGAAAGCATGCCAAGAAGCTTTGGATGACTGCTGTCCACACCAAGGAGATGGTCAGTTGGGACtgcaaaaggaggaagaagatatAAATCAa AGCAACCACAACCATGTAGATTCCCTTCTCTCCTTAGAGAGCTATTTACAGCTTCTGTCATCGCAGATGGAAAACGTGCTAGAG GTGAGGTTACTGGAAGATGTACAAGTTGCTACTTCTAACAGAGGTCAAGACCCATCATCCTCACACCAAAATGTAAGCTTGACCCAGACACTTCACCACTGTTTCAGTCCTCACGATGCCATGCTACTAAGAACAGACTACTCCACTCAAACAAGTTCAGAAACAAGACATTTACAAAGGCAAGAGTCTTTTTCTCAGTCAAGTTATAGTATCACAAATCCAGAGTCACTTCATGGGTCAAATTTGACAGCattgctttcagctgctgacaTTAGAAACTTAATGGCCCATGATGGTAATTTTGATGAAATTAAAGTCATGTCTTTGGCTTTGGAGAATGGCTTTAATACCATAGAAGTTTCTCAGCAATTTGAAGAACCTGGCTCAGATTCGGGACTGTCTTTGAATCCAAGTCACAGCACCGTCTCTTATTCAGTCAGCAGTGAAGGTGCTGTTGAGTACAGTAATGGTGTGAAATCTGCTTCCTTGCTTGGGTTAGGGACTGTTGGAGGCCATTGCCAAGAACACGCTAATTATGGCCATGTGGAATATCCAGGTGATGCAGAGTGTTTTAGAGAAACTACACTTCAGCAGTTTCTTCATAACTACACTTATAATCAGCTGCCAAGTCAAGCAGCACCCACTCCAGTGCATCATCAACAGGTGTGGATGAAGAAACCCAATGAAGTAAAGGATAGGTGCTATAATTCCACTGATACAAAACTTACCAGTGACGAATATCGTGCAAAAGCTCTGAGACTACCATTTTCAGTTGATGAAATTGTGAGCATGCCTGTAGACTCTTTCAATGCCATGATCACAAAGAACCATCTGACAGATACTCAGGTATCACTTCTTCGTGACATCAGACggagaggaaaaaacaaggTTGCTGCCCAAAACTGTCGTAAACGCAAAATGAATGCAATTCTTAACTTGGAAGAAGACGTGTGTAATCTTCAAACGCAAAAGGAGAGCCTTAAAAAGGAGCACTCTCAGTGTAGCAGATCAATCAGCCAGATGAAGCAGAAGTTAAACAACTTGTATCGTGACATCTTCAGTAGATTGAAGGATGACCAGGGTAGACCTTTTAACCCATGCCAGTATGTCATTCACTGCAGTAGCGATGGCAGTGTTTTTGTAATACCTAAACAGCTGGTTAAGTCTGAGCAGAAACACGATaatgaaaaagagcagaaacaagaaGATGGCTAA
- the NFE2L3 gene encoding nuclear factor erythroid 2-related factor 3 isoform X3 yields the protein MTAVHTKEMSNHNHVDSLLSLESYLQLLSSQMENVLEVRLLEDVQVATSNRGQDPSSSHQNVSLTQTLHHCFSPHDAMLLRTDYSTQTSSETRHLQRQESFSQSSYSITNPESLHGSNLTALLSAADIRNLMAHDGNFDEIKVMSLALENGFNTIEVSQQFEEPGSDSGLSLNPSHSTVSYSVSSEGAVEYSNGVKSASLLGLGTVGGHCQEHANYGHVEYPGDAECFRETTLQQFLHNYTYNQLPSQAAPTPVHHQQVWMKKPNEVKDRCYNSTDTKLTSDEYRAKALRLPFSVDEIVSMPVDSFNAMITKNHLTDTQVSLLRDIRRRGKNKVAAQNCRKRKMNAILNLEEDVCNLQTQKESLKKEHSQCSRSISQMKQKLNNLYRDIFSRLKDDQGRPFNPCQYVIHCSSDGSVFVIPKQLVKSEQKHDNEKEQKQEDG from the exons ATGACTGCTGTCCACACCAAGGAGATG AGCAACCACAACCATGTAGATTCCCTTCTCTCCTTAGAGAGCTATTTACAGCTTCTGTCATCGCAGATGGAAAACGTGCTAGAG GTGAGGTTACTGGAAGATGTACAAGTTGCTACTTCTAACAGAGGTCAAGACCCATCATCCTCACACCAAAATGTAAGCTTGACCCAGACACTTCACCACTGTTTCAGTCCTCACGATGCCATGCTACTAAGAACAGACTACTCCACTCAAACAAGTTCAGAAACAAGACATTTACAAAGGCAAGAGTCTTTTTCTCAGTCAAGTTATAGTATCACAAATCCAGAGTCACTTCATGGGTCAAATTTGACAGCattgctttcagctgctgacaTTAGAAACTTAATGGCCCATGATGGTAATTTTGATGAAATTAAAGTCATGTCTTTGGCTTTGGAGAATGGCTTTAATACCATAGAAGTTTCTCAGCAATTTGAAGAACCTGGCTCAGATTCGGGACTGTCTTTGAATCCAAGTCACAGCACCGTCTCTTATTCAGTCAGCAGTGAAGGTGCTGTTGAGTACAGTAATGGTGTGAAATCTGCTTCCTTGCTTGGGTTAGGGACTGTTGGAGGCCATTGCCAAGAACACGCTAATTATGGCCATGTGGAATATCCAGGTGATGCAGAGTGTTTTAGAGAAACTACACTTCAGCAGTTTCTTCATAACTACACTTATAATCAGCTGCCAAGTCAAGCAGCACCCACTCCAGTGCATCATCAACAGGTGTGGATGAAGAAACCCAATGAAGTAAAGGATAGGTGCTATAATTCCACTGATACAAAACTTACCAGTGACGAATATCGTGCAAAAGCTCTGAGACTACCATTTTCAGTTGATGAAATTGTGAGCATGCCTGTAGACTCTTTCAATGCCATGATCACAAAGAACCATCTGACAGATACTCAGGTATCACTTCTTCGTGACATCAGACggagaggaaaaaacaaggTTGCTGCCCAAAACTGTCGTAAACGCAAAATGAATGCAATTCTTAACTTGGAAGAAGACGTGTGTAATCTTCAAACGCAAAAGGAGAGCCTTAAAAAGGAGCACTCTCAGTGTAGCAGATCAATCAGCCAGATGAAGCAGAAGTTAAACAACTTGTATCGTGACATCTTCAGTAGATTGAAGGATGACCAGGGTAGACCTTTTAACCCATGCCAGTATGTCATTCACTGCAGTAGCGATGGCAGTGTTTTTGTAATACCTAAACAGCTGGTTAAGTCTGAGCAGAAACACGATaatgaaaaagagcagaaacaagaaGATGGCTAA
- the NFE2L3 gene encoding nuclear factor erythroid 2-related factor 3 isoform X4: MAGSNHNHVDSLLSLESYLQLLSSQMENVLEVRLLEDVQVATSNRGQDPSSSHQNVSLTQTLHHCFSPHDAMLLRTDYSTQTSSETRHLQRQESFSQSSYSITNPESLHGSNLTALLSAADIRNLMAHDGNFDEIKVMSLALENGFNTIEVSQQFEEPGSDSGLSLNPSHSTVSYSVSSEGAVEYSNGVKSASLLGLGTVGGHCQEHANYGHVEYPGDAECFRETTLQQFLHNYTYNQLPSQAAPTPVHHQQVWMKKPNEVKDRCYNSTDTKLTSDEYRAKALRLPFSVDEIVSMPVDSFNAMITKNHLTDTQVSLLRDIRRRGKNKVAAQNCRKRKMNAILNLEEDVCNLQTQKESLKKEHSQCSRSISQMKQKLNNLYRDIFSRLKDDQGRPFNPCQYVIHCSSDGSVFVIPKQLVKSEQKHDNEKEQKQEDG, translated from the exons ATGGCAGgg AGCAACCACAACCATGTAGATTCCCTTCTCTCCTTAGAGAGCTATTTACAGCTTCTGTCATCGCAGATGGAAAACGTGCTAGAG GTGAGGTTACTGGAAGATGTACAAGTTGCTACTTCTAACAGAGGTCAAGACCCATCATCCTCACACCAAAATGTAAGCTTGACCCAGACACTTCACCACTGTTTCAGTCCTCACGATGCCATGCTACTAAGAACAGACTACTCCACTCAAACAAGTTCAGAAACAAGACATTTACAAAGGCAAGAGTCTTTTTCTCAGTCAAGTTATAGTATCACAAATCCAGAGTCACTTCATGGGTCAAATTTGACAGCattgctttcagctgctgacaTTAGAAACTTAATGGCCCATGATGGTAATTTTGATGAAATTAAAGTCATGTCTTTGGCTTTGGAGAATGGCTTTAATACCATAGAAGTTTCTCAGCAATTTGAAGAACCTGGCTCAGATTCGGGACTGTCTTTGAATCCAAGTCACAGCACCGTCTCTTATTCAGTCAGCAGTGAAGGTGCTGTTGAGTACAGTAATGGTGTGAAATCTGCTTCCTTGCTTGGGTTAGGGACTGTTGGAGGCCATTGCCAAGAACACGCTAATTATGGCCATGTGGAATATCCAGGTGATGCAGAGTGTTTTAGAGAAACTACACTTCAGCAGTTTCTTCATAACTACACTTATAATCAGCTGCCAAGTCAAGCAGCACCCACTCCAGTGCATCATCAACAGGTGTGGATGAAGAAACCCAATGAAGTAAAGGATAGGTGCTATAATTCCACTGATACAAAACTTACCAGTGACGAATATCGTGCAAAAGCTCTGAGACTACCATTTTCAGTTGATGAAATTGTGAGCATGCCTGTAGACTCTTTCAATGCCATGATCACAAAGAACCATCTGACAGATACTCAGGTATCACTTCTTCGTGACATCAGACggagaggaaaaaacaaggTTGCTGCCCAAAACTGTCGTAAACGCAAAATGAATGCAATTCTTAACTTGGAAGAAGACGTGTGTAATCTTCAAACGCAAAAGGAGAGCCTTAAAAAGGAGCACTCTCAGTGTAGCAGATCAATCAGCCAGATGAAGCAGAAGTTAAACAACTTGTATCGTGACATCTTCAGTAGATTGAAGGATGACCAGGGTAGACCTTTTAACCCATGCCAGTATGTCATTCACTGCAGTAGCGATGGCAGTGTTTTTGTAATACCTAAACAGCTGGTTAAGTCTGAGCAGAAACACGATaatgaaaaagagcagaaacaagaaGATGGCTAA